Sequence from the Syngnathus acus chromosome 13, fSynAcu1.2, whole genome shotgun sequence genome:
GTGTAGAGCTTTTCCTAAAATGTTCCAAttctttcattcataaatagtCAATTAACTCAGTTAAACAACGGAAAAACATTCCTGCCAATACATTATGATAACAGTCACATCTTGTGTTTTCAAGGACAAAAGCAATCGGTAGGGAAAAGGAGTTTACCAGTGGAGGTGCTGGGTTGACAGCTCTGCGGGCTACTAGTTTGTTCTGGCGGCCCATTTAAGATTGTCTGTAAATGTCAGAAGATAGATGTACATGGAGGTAAGGGTTTGCTCATAGAGGATGTGACGTGTGGGtgtacttttaaataaaacTACATGGATTGTGTTCTGCAAGCACTGCTGGTGAAAGTTTGAATTTAAATTTGTGATTTCTTACTTTGTTCCTTCCTCTGTGGCACCTTCAGCCTCTAatttcccctcctcctccatcttctcTTCTGAGGTCAGATCCTGTTTGAGATGATGACGGAGAAATTTCACAACCACCATGGAAAGGATAAGGAGAGCAAGTGCTCCGCCCACTGATGCACCAATGGCAACGGCAATTGTTGAGTCTCTCGGTGGGGGAACTGTGGGAAGCAAAGAAGCGAGTTAAGTATGTCCTTTCGACAAGAGATGCAGTGGTGGCTAAGAGCTCTACAAGGCTGATTAAACAGAGTAGAGAGAAAGTGCTGCAGAGTGAGCCTGGCTAGTGTGTAAGTGGGAGAAAGATGCTGAGGGACTAAGTTCAACCTCTCGTCGgccattaataaataaaaagctgaGTCAGGAGCACAAGATCCACAGCatcaaagaaacaaatcatGTTGTGTATGGTTATCGGCATTAATGGCAAAAATTATCTTTGCTGTCCATTTAATAACCTATTAAAATTTCAACAACTATTCTTTTGCAGCTCCCCACTCAAGTTGACACAAACAGATCCAAAGTagctcactttttttaaaaaacacaaaaaagtgaAGTTTAGCTCCAAGGGCTATATTTTTGTGCCATATTAGCACAAGGTGCAGTCTAACTGTGTGTatgggtggattttttttttaggggggggggggggcgtagtTAGAAATGGGCATCTGCACTGCTATGGAAATGAACACAGCCAATTTGATTCCTGGTCAATCGAAGCGGCTCCTCTTATTTGCTGCCAATTCAGCAAAGGTGAGGTGGCCACATGGCGTAAGGGCCACATGGCGGAAGCATAACAGACTCGCTTGGTGCAGTTCGTGTGCAAAGTTCATTTATAAGGAATTGCTCCACTTTTGTATGACGTAAAATTGGCCGCTGTAAAGATGGCCGATGTAAAGATAGCACTTGCCTTCAATAAATTCATTTCTAATATGAGGGTTTAGTAAACActattgtcatatttatgaatgaaatattaTGACATCCATCACACATATCTGAACTCGTAAATCTTGTAACACCAGCTGCGCCACAACTTAGACCTACTTTTAGTTGGTTTAGATCTAGTCTACTTTCTGTCACCAAATTGTTAGTTATCGGGAGTTGGACCAGAGGCGTGTAATAGAAAATGTCCTGGGTCTACCAAAAGTCCCAAAAAGAGGTGAACTAGACATGCTCAGCatgaaaatgatgtttttatgCTGAATACATGTGCAACTATCTATGAAAATAGAGCCCTTCGACTGTCAGTTTCTCCATGAGGTAAGGTTAGTATCTTACGTTCAGTAAAAACCTTAAGTCTTATGACCCCATGTCCATGTATGCGGTCCGGAGGATTTATCACATAACAGTTGTAAAtcccttcatcttcctcctggaCGTCTAATAGGGTGATTGAcaggtcatttttttccaggtttCCTGCAAACAGCACCCTTTCTCCAAATCGCTCTGGAACCAAAGCCACCATTCCTTTCTTCCGGTAGTATGCCATAAACTATGGAAACAGACAAACTATTTcgttaatgttgttttgaaacGCGCACTATTCATATTTAGCTATCTTTCTTACCATTTGTTCCGTATCATTGATTGATTCATGGTAGGTCCAGTTCATGCTAaacttgtttgtgtctattttATAACAGGAAGTGAATGTGCATGGGATTTTGATATCCGACCCATTCATCACGTTGATTTTACTGGTCACAATAACGTCCATGCTTGAACAACCTGAAagataacaaaaacatttcattactTGTAGCACATTAATATGGGATTGCATTTGTGCAATAGCTACATTTGATTTAACATTTTCAATGTCAGAAGTTGTgggaaaaacagaaacaagacAAACTCTTGGATGTCCTCCATTGCTGTCCTTTGTGTAACGTGTTGTCCACTGTTGGTTTTGATGGCAGGTTCCATTGTATTGCACTCGTTTGACATCACACTATTTACATCGTTTACGTAAGAAACAAGCTTGATCTGATACAATTCCAAATAATAGTATCGTTATCTGAACTAAACTGTACCACATGATACAGCATTTAATTTATAGTTACACACTATCTTACACACTGTAGACAACCTCTCAAACTGACTGAATGAATTCACAAGactatttcttttaaataccCCAAAATAGATATTTTGGGACAAGTGAAACAAACATGCTTACCCTGTGGTAGGCTACATGCCAGCAAAACGAACTGAAACTAGCATTATAAATTGTACTTCTAGGCAGATAGATGACTGCCTGTCAAAAATGACTGAACCTATTTCTCCTTTGGAAAGGATAAAGGAGCGGTTTTGAGGTTAGACAAGCAGAAAATAGCACACTTCTGACCAATGGCACCCCTCAGAGAAGAGCTTGGATTCTGTAATGATGGCAGTTTTATAACAAACGAAAAGCATCTCTTCAtttaacaagcaaacaacCTTACTGCTGAAGGCGTTTGCACACTACTGCAGTTTGGCACGTCACTGGTTTCTTTCAAAAGACGCGATATTATAGCCTATACTAGTTGACTTGTGGAGAATGACGGCCTATACCGTAGAGTGCTTGAGGCATACGTAGACAACGTGTACATTAACATCGGGATTTCAAACTTATCTTTGTCGCGAGCCACTTTGTGCATACGGTTTTCCTCAGATGGCCt
This genomic interval carries:
- the scn2b gene encoding sodium channel subunit beta-2, whose protein sequence is MCLSALEEKRSDVRLLLLSVMVMLSVSGCSSMDVIVTSKINVMNGSDIKIPCTFTSCYKIDTNKFSMNWTYHESINDTEQMFMAYYRKKGMVALVPERFGERVLFAGNLEKNDLSITLLDVQEEDEGIYNCYVINPPDRIHGHGVIRLKVFTELPPPRDSTIAVAIGASVGGALALLILSMVVVKFLRHHLKQDLTSEEKMEEEGKLEAEGATEEGTKQS